The following coding sequences are from one Patescibacteria group bacterium window:
- a CDS encoding Cof-type HAD-IIB family hydrolase, which translates to MRQRVKLLTIDLDDTLIGQDLVVSPRNRAAIRRAVRAGIIVTLATGRTFSTTQPFAQRLGLHHTLACFQGALLRGKHKILTSRTMPPQFYLDIIKFGLRHKVQQCVYALDHDTVYFQRPLNTFGKEYLDRIEQVRQISLVNLVSYPFPHPPIKVMFITSPEKVVKLEAMAKRKWGDALYITQTRANLLEFLHPQVNKGFALRYLANHYHLPLSQTAAIGDGHNDIPMLETAGVSFAVRNAPRVVEAAADHVVAAWDQDGVAEAIDWILAHQPKRTKK; encoded by the coding sequence ATGCGCCAACGCGTTAAACTGCTGACCATCGACTTGGACGATACACTCATCGGCCAAGACTTGGTGGTATCCCCGCGGAATCGGGCAGCCATCCGCCGTGCTGTGCGAGCGGGGATTATTGTGACGTTGGCCACTGGGCGCACGTTCAGCACCACCCAGCCCTTTGCGCAGCGTTTGGGTTTGCACCATACTTTGGCCTGCTTTCAGGGAGCGTTGCTACGTGGGAAGCATAAAATTCTCACCTCACGCACCATGCCGCCGCAATTCTACTTAGATATTATTAAATTTGGTTTGCGACACAAGGTCCAGCAGTGCGTGTACGCCTTGGACCATGACACGGTGTACTTCCAGCGGCCACTGAATACGTTTGGCAAAGAGTACCTGGATCGGATTGAGCAGGTTCGGCAAATTAGCTTGGTTAATCTGGTCAGCTATCCCTTCCCACATCCGCCTATCAAAGTCATGTTTATAACCAGTCCAGAGAAGGTGGTCAAACTAGAGGCCATGGCCAAACGCAAGTGGGGCGATGCACTGTACATTACCCAGACCCGCGCCAACCTGTTGGAGTTTTTGCACCCACAGGTGAATAAAGGTTTTGCCTTGCGGTACTTGGCGAATCACTACCACCTCCCACTCTCGCAAACTGCCGCAATAGGTGACGGGCATAACGACATTCCCATGCTGGAAACAGCCGGGGTTTCTTTTGCGGTCCGGAATGCGCCCCGGGTTGTGGAAGCGGCGGCAGATCACGTGGTTGCCGCCTGGGATCAAGACGGGGTGGCTGAAGCCATTGATTGGATTCTGGCCCACCAACCCAAGCGGACGAAGAAATAA
- the prmC gene encoding peptide chain release factor N(5)-glutamine methyltransferase has protein sequence MPRQTVGSFFQAPSIDPREVRDLLAFVLRKNPAHILAHPEKLLTLTQMSRLKKAIRQRMAGMPFAYIIGTQPFAGFTVRVTPAVLIPRPETEELLERIISDFAGHPPKTIAEIGTGSGCLVIGLAKAFPNAKVVATDISAAALRVARTNARLSKVHPRVQFRHGSLTAPLQPNEQFDVIVANLPYLTPAETQKLTREPKLALLGGKNGDKLLRTFLTQCANRKYPSLYLEVGPQHPKLLQTFIKRLGYAQTTINDAANRPRFLHLTWRG, from the coding sequence ATGCCCCGGCAGACTGTTGGTTCGTTTTTCCAAGCACCAAGCATAGACCCTCGAGAAGTCCGAGATCTGCTGGCTTTTGTTCTGCGAAAAAACCCAGCGCACATTCTGGCGCATCCAGAAAAGCTGCTGACCCTAACACAGATGTCGCGACTTAAAAAAGCCATCCGCCAGAGAATGGCTGGCATGCCTTTTGCGTACATTATTGGAACGCAACCCTTTGCTGGTTTTACGGTTCGGGTTACGCCCGCCGTGCTCATCCCCCGCCCGGAGACGGAGGAATTGCTGGAGCGTATCATTTCAGACTTCGCTGGCCATCCACCCAAGACGATCGCGGAGATTGGCACGGGCTCTGGCTGCTTGGTCATTGGCTTAGCCAAAGCTTTCCCCAATGCAAAAGTTGTTGCGACAGACATTTCAGCTGCAGCCCTCCGCGTGGCACGTACGAACGCCAGACTGAGCAAGGTTCATCCACGCGTCCAATTCCGCCATGGCTCGCTCACAGCCCCCCTCCAGCCAAACGAGCAATTTGATGTCATTGTCGCGAATCTCCCCTACCTTACCCCAGCGGAAACACAGAAACTCACCCGCGAACCAAAACTGGCATTACTAGGCGGAAAAAATGGCGACAAGCTGCTGCGGACGTTTTTGACCCAGTGTGCAAACCGCAAATATCCAAGCCTATACCTGGAAGTTGGGCCACAGCACCCAAAACTGCTTCAGACATTCATCAAGCGCTTGGGATATGCACAAACCACAATCAACGATGCAGCAAACCGCCCGCGCTTCCTGCACTTGACATGGCGGGGGTAG
- the prfA gene encoding peptide chain release factor 1 — protein MPTLPELTAKRDALEQELQVAAGAGDGKKLEQLSREHKRVVEHLGLLGDQQSLQEQLVDTASALEDPDLAALATEDHTRITKELAEVAEKLRVLEQPIDPMDERGALVEIRAGAGGDESGLFAAELCRMYTRFAENHGWHPHLVSTNRTGIGGYKEAIIEIPTPGAFGLLRWESGVHRVQRVPETEKAGRVHTSTATVAVLPIVEEVDVSIKPEDIKMEVTTSSGHGGQSVNTTYSAVRLLHIPTGITVQCQDERSQKQNREKGMNIMRARVFAFEEEKKRKAATEQRKQQIGTGDRSEKIRTYNFPQNRLTDHRIKQNFHNLTGVMEGELDDIIAAVQTAAHQPSAQ, from the coding sequence ATGCCAACGCTCCCCGAACTCACTGCCAAACGTGATGCTCTGGAACAGGAACTCCAAGTTGCTGCTGGGGCGGGTGATGGGAAAAAACTGGAACAGCTCTCCCGCGAGCACAAACGCGTCGTGGAGCACTTGGGTTTGCTGGGCGACCAGCAATCGTTGCAGGAACAACTGGTGGACACCGCCAGCGCCTTGGAAGACCCAGACCTGGCGGCACTTGCTACTGAAGATCACACCCGGATTACCAAAGAGCTGGCCGAAGTGGCGGAGAAGCTGCGCGTGCTGGAGCAACCCATTGACCCCATGGATGAGCGCGGTGCCCTGGTGGAAATTCGTGCTGGCGCTGGGGGCGACGAGTCGGGTTTGTTCGCTGCGGAACTCTGCCGCATGTACACCCGCTTTGCTGAGAATCACGGCTGGCACCCACACTTGGTGAGCACGAACCGCACGGGCATTGGCGGGTACAAAGAAGCAATTATTGAAATCCCCACCCCAGGTGCCTTTGGCCTGCTGCGCTGGGAGTCTGGCGTGCACCGCGTTCAGCGCGTGCCGGAAACGGAAAAGGCTGGCCGCGTGCACACCTCCACGGCGACGGTTGCCGTGCTGCCCATTGTGGAAGAGGTGGACGTGAGCATCAAACCCGAGGACATCAAAATGGAAGTGACGACCTCCTCTGGGCACGGTGGCCAGTCTGTGAACACCACCTACTCTGCTGTGCGCCTGCTGCATATTCCCACCGGGATTACGGTGCAGTGCCAGGATGAGCGATCGCAAAAGCAGAACCGAGAAAAGGGTATGAACATCATGCGTGCCCGGGTGTTTGCCTTTGAAGAAGAGAAGAAACGCAAGGCAGCAACTGAGCAGCGCAAGCAGCAAATTGGCACGGGTGACCGGAGTGAGAAAATCCGCACCTACAACTTCCCGCAAAACCGGCTGACTGACCACCGCATCAAGCAGAACTTCCACAATCTCACTGGCGTGATGGAAGGTGAACTGGACGACATTATTGCGGCCGTGCAAACTGCTGCCCACCAACCCAGCGCACAGTAA
- the rpmE gene encoding 50S ribosomal protein L31 has protein sequence MKDAIHPTYHHDAKVSCACGHTFATGSTQKDLQIEVCSNCHPLYTGTQKVMDAQGRVERFKKMQEKTSVKKTDKLTRKAAKTTKAKK, from the coding sequence ATGAAAGACGCTATTCACCCCACCTACCACCACGACGCAAAGGTCAGCTGCGCCTGTGGGCATACGTTTGCCACTGGTTCCACCCAAAAAGACCTGCAGATTGAGGTCTGTTCAAACTGCCACCCGCTGTACACCGGCACCCAAAAGGTCATGGACGCCCAAGGTCGGGTGGAACGCTTTAAGAAGATGCAAGAGAAGACCTCTGTGAAGAAGACAGACAAACTTACACGGAAGGCCGCGAAGACCACCAAAGCCAAGAAGTAA